Proteins from a single region of Oncorhynchus tshawytscha isolate Ot180627B linkage group LG03, Otsh_v2.0, whole genome shotgun sequence:
- the LOC112245914 gene encoding hydroxyacid oxidase 2 isoform X3 has protein sequence MSTSCNREGIRCAEMAMVCLTDFEEYAKEHLSKATWDYYAAGADECCTRDDNLLAYKRIRLRPRILRDVSVSDTRTTVQGTEISFPVGIAPTAFHCLAWHEGEMATARGTEAVNTCYITSTYSTCSVEEIVAAAPNGYRWFQLYVYRDRKLSESIVHRVEALGYKALVLTVDVPYTGKRRNDIRNQFKLPPHLKVKNFDGVIQVMEAASSEEYGIPSNTLDPSISWKDVYWLQSLTRLPIIIKGILTKEDAELAVEHGVQGIIVSNHGGRQLDGGPATIDALSEIVDTVQGRIEVYLDGGIRTGSDVLKAVALGAKCVFIGRPAVWGLAYKGEEGVREVLQILNDEFRLSMALSGCRNVAEINRNLIQFSKLT, from the exons AGAGGGGATCCGCTGTGCTGAGATGGCTATGGTATGTCTCACAGATTTTGAGGAGTATGCCAAAGAGCACCTCTCCAAGGCAACCTGGGACTACTACGCAGCCGGAGCAGATGAGTGCTGCACCAGGGATGACAATCTGCTGGCCTACAAACG GATCCGTCTGCGACCACGGATTCTACGAGATGTGTCGGTGAGTGACACCAGGACCACGGTGCAGGGCACAGAGATCAGCTTCCCTGTGGGCATCGCCCCCACTGCCTTCCACTGCCTGGCCTGGCATGAGGGAGAGATGGCCACTGCCAGGG gtaCGGAGGCAGTGAACACCTGTTACATCACCAGTACCTACTCCACCTGCTCTGTGGAGGAGATCGTGGCTGCAGCACCTAACGGCTACCGCTGGTTCCAGCTCTATGTGTACCGGGACAGGAAGCTGTCTGAGTCGATCGTTCACCGTGTGGAGGCCCTGGGCTACAAAGCCTTGGTCCTCACCGTCGACGTGCCCTACACTGGGAAGCGGCGCAATGATATACGCAACCAGTTCAAGCTCCCGCCGCACCTCAAGGTCAAAAACTTTGACGGGGTCATCCAGGTAATg GAGGCTGCGAGTTCTGAAGAGTATGGTATCCCTTCCAACACCCTGGACCCCTCCATCAGCTGGAAGGACGTATACTGGCTGCAGTCTCTCACCCGCCTTCCCATCATCATCAAGGGCATCCTGACCAAGGAGGATGCTGAGCTGGCCGTGGAGCACGGCGTACAGGGCATCATCGTGTCCAACCACGGAGGACGCCAGCTGGACGGGGGCCCCGCCACA ATAGATGCCCTATCTGAGATTGTGGATACGGTTCAAGGGCGTATCGAGGTGTATCTGGACGGGGGAATTCGCACCGGTAGTGACGTGCTGAAGGCCGTAGCTCTGGGAGCCAAGTGTGTGTTCATCGGGAGGCCAGCCGTGTGGGGCCTTGCCTATAAA GgcgaggagggagtgagggaggtacTACAGATCCTCAACGATGAGTTCCGTCTGTCAATGGCTCTGTCTG GGTGCAGAAACGTGGCTGAGATCAACAGGAACCTCATCCAGTTCTCTAAACTGACTTGA
- the LOC112245914 gene encoding hydroxyacid oxidase 2 isoform X4 — MATQVSREGIRCAEMAMVCLTDFEEYAKEHLSKATWDYYAAGADECCTRDDNLLAYKRIRLRPRILRDVSVSDTRTTVQGTEISFPVGIAPTAFHCLAWHEGEMATARGTEAVNTCYITSTYSTCSVEEIVAAAPNGYRWFQLYVYRDRKLSESIVHRVEALGYKALVLTVDVPYTGKRRNDIRNQFKLPPHLKVKNFDGVIQVMEAASSEEYGIPSNTLDPSISWKDVYWLQSLTRLPIIIKGILTKEDAELAVEHGVQGIIVSNHGGRQLDGGPATIDALSEIVDTVQGRIEVYLDGGIRTGSDVLKAVALGAKCVFIGRPAVWGLAYKGEEGVREVLQILNDEFRLSMALSGCRNVAEINRNLIQFSKLT, encoded by the exons AGAGGGGATCCGCTGTGCTGAGATGGCTATGGTATGTCTCACAGATTTTGAGGAGTATGCCAAAGAGCACCTCTCCAAGGCAACCTGGGACTACTACGCAGCCGGAGCAGATGAGTGCTGCACCAGGGATGACAATCTGCTGGCCTACAAACG GATCCGTCTGCGACCACGGATTCTACGAGATGTGTCGGTGAGTGACACCAGGACCACGGTGCAGGGCACAGAGATCAGCTTCCCTGTGGGCATCGCCCCCACTGCCTTCCACTGCCTGGCCTGGCATGAGGGAGAGATGGCCACTGCCAGGG gtaCGGAGGCAGTGAACACCTGTTACATCACCAGTACCTACTCCACCTGCTCTGTGGAGGAGATCGTGGCTGCAGCACCTAACGGCTACCGCTGGTTCCAGCTCTATGTGTACCGGGACAGGAAGCTGTCTGAGTCGATCGTTCACCGTGTGGAGGCCCTGGGCTACAAAGCCTTGGTCCTCACCGTCGACGTGCCCTACACTGGGAAGCGGCGCAATGATATACGCAACCAGTTCAAGCTCCCGCCGCACCTCAAGGTCAAAAACTTTGACGGGGTCATCCAGGTAATg GAGGCTGCGAGTTCTGAAGAGTATGGTATCCCTTCCAACACCCTGGACCCCTCCATCAGCTGGAAGGACGTATACTGGCTGCAGTCTCTCACCCGCCTTCCCATCATCATCAAGGGCATCCTGACCAAGGAGGATGCTGAGCTGGCCGTGGAGCACGGCGTACAGGGCATCATCGTGTCCAACCACGGAGGACGCCAGCTGGACGGGGGCCCCGCCACA ATAGATGCCCTATCTGAGATTGTGGATACGGTTCAAGGGCGTATCGAGGTGTATCTGGACGGGGGAATTCGCACCGGTAGTGACGTGCTGAAGGCCGTAGCTCTGGGAGCCAAGTGTGTGTTCATCGGGAGGCCAGCCGTGTGGGGCCTTGCCTATAAA GgcgaggagggagtgagggaggtacTACAGATCCTCAACGATGAGTTCCGTCTGTCAATGGCTCTGTCTG GGTGCAGAAACGTGGCTGAGATCAACAGGAACCTCATCCAGTTCTCTAAACTGACTTGA
- the LOC112245914 gene encoding hydroxyacid oxidase 2 isoform X2 yields MSTSCNRDHISHREGIRCAEMAMVCLTDFEEYAKEHLSKATWDYYAAGADECCTRDDNLLAYKRIRLRPRILRDVSVSDTRTTVQGTEISFPVGIAPTAFHCLAWHEGEMATARGTEAVNTCYITSTYSTCSVEEIVAAAPNGYRWFQLYVYRDRKLSESIVHRVEALGYKALVLTVDVPYTGKRRNDIRNQFKLPPHLKVKNFDGVIQEAASSEEYGIPSNTLDPSISWKDVYWLQSLTRLPIIIKGILTKEDAELAVEHGVQGIIVSNHGGRQLDGGPATIDALSEIVDTVQGRIEVYLDGGIRTGSDVLKAVALGAKCVFIGRPAVWGLAYKGEEGVREVLQILNDEFRLSMALSGCRNVAEINRNLIQFSKLT; encoded by the exons TGATCATATATCCCACAGAGAGGGGATCCGCTGTGCTGAGATGGCTATGGTATGTCTCACAGATTTTGAGGAGTATGCCAAAGAGCACCTCTCCAAGGCAACCTGGGACTACTACGCAGCCGGAGCAGATGAGTGCTGCACCAGGGATGACAATCTGCTGGCCTACAAACG GATCCGTCTGCGACCACGGATTCTACGAGATGTGTCGGTGAGTGACACCAGGACCACGGTGCAGGGCACAGAGATCAGCTTCCCTGTGGGCATCGCCCCCACTGCCTTCCACTGCCTGGCCTGGCATGAGGGAGAGATGGCCACTGCCAGGG gtaCGGAGGCAGTGAACACCTGTTACATCACCAGTACCTACTCCACCTGCTCTGTGGAGGAGATCGTGGCTGCAGCACCTAACGGCTACCGCTGGTTCCAGCTCTATGTGTACCGGGACAGGAAGCTGTCTGAGTCGATCGTTCACCGTGTGGAGGCCCTGGGCTACAAAGCCTTGGTCCTCACCGTCGACGTGCCCTACACTGGGAAGCGGCGCAATGATATACGCAACCAGTTCAAGCTCCCGCCGCACCTCAAGGTCAAAAACTTTGACGGGGTCATCCAG GAGGCTGCGAGTTCTGAAGAGTATGGTATCCCTTCCAACACCCTGGACCCCTCCATCAGCTGGAAGGACGTATACTGGCTGCAGTCTCTCACCCGCCTTCCCATCATCATCAAGGGCATCCTGACCAAGGAGGATGCTGAGCTGGCCGTGGAGCACGGCGTACAGGGCATCATCGTGTCCAACCACGGAGGACGCCAGCTGGACGGGGGCCCCGCCACA ATAGATGCCCTATCTGAGATTGTGGATACGGTTCAAGGGCGTATCGAGGTGTATCTGGACGGGGGAATTCGCACCGGTAGTGACGTGCTGAAGGCCGTAGCTCTGGGAGCCAAGTGTGTGTTCATCGGGAGGCCAGCCGTGTGGGGCCTTGCCTATAAA GgcgaggagggagtgagggaggtacTACAGATCCTCAACGATGAGTTCCGTCTGTCAATGGCTCTGTCTG GGTGCAGAAACGTGGCTGAGATCAACAGGAACCTCATCCAGTTCTCTAAACTGACTTGA
- the LOC112245914 gene encoding hydroxyacid oxidase 2 isoform X5: MAMVCLTDFEEYAKEHLSKATWDYYAAGADECCTRDDNLLAYKRIRLRPRILRDVSVSDTRTTVQGTEISFPVGIAPTAFHCLAWHEGEMATARGTEAVNTCYITSTYSTCSVEEIVAAAPNGYRWFQLYVYRDRKLSESIVHRVEALGYKALVLTVDVPYTGKRRNDIRNQFKLPPHLKVKNFDGVIQVMEAASSEEYGIPSNTLDPSISWKDVYWLQSLTRLPIIIKGILTKEDAELAVEHGVQGIIVSNHGGRQLDGGPATIDALSEIVDTVQGRIEVYLDGGIRTGSDVLKAVALGAKCVFIGRPAVWGLAYKGEEGVREVLQILNDEFRLSMALSGCRNVAEINRNLIQFSKLT, translated from the exons ATGGCTATGGTATGTCTCACAGATTTTGAGGAGTATGCCAAAGAGCACCTCTCCAAGGCAACCTGGGACTACTACGCAGCCGGAGCAGATGAGTGCTGCACCAGGGATGACAATCTGCTGGCCTACAAACG GATCCGTCTGCGACCACGGATTCTACGAGATGTGTCGGTGAGTGACACCAGGACCACGGTGCAGGGCACAGAGATCAGCTTCCCTGTGGGCATCGCCCCCACTGCCTTCCACTGCCTGGCCTGGCATGAGGGAGAGATGGCCACTGCCAGGG gtaCGGAGGCAGTGAACACCTGTTACATCACCAGTACCTACTCCACCTGCTCTGTGGAGGAGATCGTGGCTGCAGCACCTAACGGCTACCGCTGGTTCCAGCTCTATGTGTACCGGGACAGGAAGCTGTCTGAGTCGATCGTTCACCGTGTGGAGGCCCTGGGCTACAAAGCCTTGGTCCTCACCGTCGACGTGCCCTACACTGGGAAGCGGCGCAATGATATACGCAACCAGTTCAAGCTCCCGCCGCACCTCAAGGTCAAAAACTTTGACGGGGTCATCCAGGTAATg GAGGCTGCGAGTTCTGAAGAGTATGGTATCCCTTCCAACACCCTGGACCCCTCCATCAGCTGGAAGGACGTATACTGGCTGCAGTCTCTCACCCGCCTTCCCATCATCATCAAGGGCATCCTGACCAAGGAGGATGCTGAGCTGGCCGTGGAGCACGGCGTACAGGGCATCATCGTGTCCAACCACGGAGGACGCCAGCTGGACGGGGGCCCCGCCACA ATAGATGCCCTATCTGAGATTGTGGATACGGTTCAAGGGCGTATCGAGGTGTATCTGGACGGGGGAATTCGCACCGGTAGTGACGTGCTGAAGGCCGTAGCTCTGGGAGCCAAGTGTGTGTTCATCGGGAGGCCAGCCGTGTGGGGCCTTGCCTATAAA GgcgaggagggagtgagggaggtacTACAGATCCTCAACGATGAGTTCCGTCTGTCAATGGCTCTGTCTG GGTGCAGAAACGTGGCTGAGATCAACAGGAACCTCATCCAGTTCTCTAAACTGACTTGA
- the LOC112245914 gene encoding hydroxyacid oxidase 2 isoform X1, translating into MSTSCNRDHISHREGIRCAEMAMVCLTDFEEYAKEHLSKATWDYYAAGADECCTRDDNLLAYKRIRLRPRILRDVSVSDTRTTVQGTEISFPVGIAPTAFHCLAWHEGEMATARGTEAVNTCYITSTYSTCSVEEIVAAAPNGYRWFQLYVYRDRKLSESIVHRVEALGYKALVLTVDVPYTGKRRNDIRNQFKLPPHLKVKNFDGVIQVMEAASSEEYGIPSNTLDPSISWKDVYWLQSLTRLPIIIKGILTKEDAELAVEHGVQGIIVSNHGGRQLDGGPATIDALSEIVDTVQGRIEVYLDGGIRTGSDVLKAVALGAKCVFIGRPAVWGLAYKGEEGVREVLQILNDEFRLSMALSGCRNVAEINRNLIQFSKLT; encoded by the exons TGATCATATATCCCACAGAGAGGGGATCCGCTGTGCTGAGATGGCTATGGTATGTCTCACAGATTTTGAGGAGTATGCCAAAGAGCACCTCTCCAAGGCAACCTGGGACTACTACGCAGCCGGAGCAGATGAGTGCTGCACCAGGGATGACAATCTGCTGGCCTACAAACG GATCCGTCTGCGACCACGGATTCTACGAGATGTGTCGGTGAGTGACACCAGGACCACGGTGCAGGGCACAGAGATCAGCTTCCCTGTGGGCATCGCCCCCACTGCCTTCCACTGCCTGGCCTGGCATGAGGGAGAGATGGCCACTGCCAGGG gtaCGGAGGCAGTGAACACCTGTTACATCACCAGTACCTACTCCACCTGCTCTGTGGAGGAGATCGTGGCTGCAGCACCTAACGGCTACCGCTGGTTCCAGCTCTATGTGTACCGGGACAGGAAGCTGTCTGAGTCGATCGTTCACCGTGTGGAGGCCCTGGGCTACAAAGCCTTGGTCCTCACCGTCGACGTGCCCTACACTGGGAAGCGGCGCAATGATATACGCAACCAGTTCAAGCTCCCGCCGCACCTCAAGGTCAAAAACTTTGACGGGGTCATCCAGGTAATg GAGGCTGCGAGTTCTGAAGAGTATGGTATCCCTTCCAACACCCTGGACCCCTCCATCAGCTGGAAGGACGTATACTGGCTGCAGTCTCTCACCCGCCTTCCCATCATCATCAAGGGCATCCTGACCAAGGAGGATGCTGAGCTGGCCGTGGAGCACGGCGTACAGGGCATCATCGTGTCCAACCACGGAGGACGCCAGCTGGACGGGGGCCCCGCCACA ATAGATGCCCTATCTGAGATTGTGGATACGGTTCAAGGGCGTATCGAGGTGTATCTGGACGGGGGAATTCGCACCGGTAGTGACGTGCTGAAGGCCGTAGCTCTGGGAGCCAAGTGTGTGTTCATCGGGAGGCCAGCCGTGTGGGGCCTTGCCTATAAA GgcgaggagggagtgagggaggtacTACAGATCCTCAACGATGAGTTCCGTCTGTCAATGGCTCTGTCTG GGTGCAGAAACGTGGCTGAGATCAACAGGAACCTCATCCAGTTCTCTAAACTGACTTGA